Within the Desulfitibacter alkalitolerans DSM 16504 genome, the region ACTCCGGGTGAGGTAAAGCTTCGGCTACTCCAACAGTAGCGCTGACTACAGCAACCATTAAACCTACTGAGATTAAAAGAGCAATGACTGTAGCAATGATTACCCTGGGTACTATTGCCAGGTTTTTCAATAATATTCTAAATAAATAAGCTCCAATTAAAACTTCTGTTCCCATTAGCAGGGTATTCAAACCTACTACAGTGATGCCTCCATGTCCAAAAAAAGCAAGAATCATGTTAACCACAAAAGCAACCATAAATCCCAGTCCGGGCCCAAGGAGGATTCCACATAGTACTGCTAGACTAAAATGTAAAGGAATAAACCCCAGGGGAATGGCCATTGTAATAAGCATAATAGCCGCCATGATCCCCGCCAGAGGCACTTTTTTCCTTGCTTCATCCATGTTCATTTTCCTGCTTAGCACAAATATTATGACAATTGCTAATAAATAGCTTGAAACCCACAGCACTGGATGGAGCACACCATCTGGAATATGTATGTGGCTCAAAAAAAATCACCCCTTAAAGTATATTTTTGACAACAAAGAAAGGCTTGTAAATGCAACTTAGTTGCATCTTTGATTTCAATATACAGCCTTCCTCCAAACCTGTCAATAAATATTATGCAGGGGTTAAATAAGTATTACTTAAAACAGCTTGTATTATGATAAATAGCCCTTTCTCCTCCTATTAGTTTAGGCCTTGTTCTTGCCAGGGTTAAATGGGCTTCTCCTATACTTTTTAGTTCTATCCGTACTGGAACGGCCACTTTTTTTAAATGCATTCCTATAAAAGTATCCCCAATGTCCAAACCTGCATGGGCTGCAATGGTTTCTACCACAACTGGCTGTGCAAATCTTTCCATGGCTGCTGCCGCCAACGAGCCTCCAGCTTTTTCATGGGGGTAAACACAAACTATTTCCAAATTGTATTTGGCAGCACACCTCTCTTCCACAACTAAAGCCCTATTTAAATGCTCACAGCATTGTACTGCCATAAAAAGTTCTTTTTCTAGAACTGTTGGCAGCAAACCATCCATAATTGCCCCGGCAGTCTGCAGGTTAGAAGAAGAGCCAATTTTTTTGCCAGCAACCTCACTGGTACTGCATCCTATAACAACTATATCACCTGGCTTTAAATGGGCAGCCCTTAATAAACCTTGGATTGCTTCCTGGGCTTGTCTGGTATACAGGTTCAAATTTTCCATAACAATCACCCCAAATATTAACTTGCTTCTATTATATCCTGGTTATTATCTCTTTTCCAAGTATTAAGAGACAGCATAACATTTTAAATATTATATTAAATGCCAGATAATGGGAATAATAAATCTAGCAGCAAAATATAGTACTGCCACTAAACCCAAAAACAAGAATAAGTACTTATAGGATATTCTTGTTGTTTCCATTAGTTCATCACCTCATAAATAATAGTTCCTCTTAAATAGGGGAACTATTCATGGGGAATCCTTTTTTCGAGTAAGCCTCTTCTCCTTCTTCTTAAGTTTTTATATCAGTTTCACTATAATACTCTGGTATTATTTTATTATAAAACAACCATAAGGGAATAAGAATTATAATGCCACAACTAAGATACATAAATGGTAATCCCGCTGCCTTTGACAAGTAGCCAAGGAGTATTGAACCCAACCCAATTCCCAGGTCAAAGGCACTGAATATGGTGGCATTTGCTGCCCCACGCCTGAAAGGCTCAACCCTATTAATTGCCATGGCTACAGCTGTTGGATGGACAATGCCAAAGCCAATACCCAAAAAAACGGCAGAAAGAACATAATAGGACATTCCACCAGCTAAAAACAGGATAATAAAAGAAATGATAATAGCTATAAAGCCTATGGCCATGATCTTAAAGGGCCCCTGACTGTCAAATACCTTACCTGCATAGGGTCTAACAAAAAGCAGGATAACTGCATAGGCAAAGAAGAACATACCTGGATTATCTATGTTCAAGTCTTTAGCATAGATTGTGATAAAGGATACAATCCCTCCATAACCAAAGGTAATGAAAAACAACATTAATGATAAAGATAAGACCCTGGGTTCATAAAAGCTTTCTAAAGAAAATGTAAACTTATTAGACTTTTTGCTTGATACAGGATAGCTGATGCCAAACATGCATAGAAATCCTAAAATAGAGAGGGCTAATGCAGAGGTGAACAAGAGATTAAAGTCAACCTGGTTTATGATTGTCAGAGCTAACACAGGCCCCACTGCCATTGCCACGGTATTAGACAATCCGTAATAGCCCATGCCTTCTCCTCTTCTGGAGGCTGGAACAAGATCGGCAACAACAGTTCCTGCAGAAGTTGTGGCAAAGCCCCAGGCTGCACCATGAACAAATCTTAATAAAAACAATAAAACCAGGCTTGTCACAAAAATATAACCGGCCATACTAATTACATAAAACAGTAATGCCAGGAAAAATATCTGTTTCCTGCCAACAGCATCTATTAAAAAACCCGATAGCGGGCGTACTGCAACTGCCATTAGGGTAAGAATACCAATAATATACCCTACCTGGCTCTCATCACCCTTTAATACGTCTGTTACAAATATGGGAAGTGTAGGGAGTAAAAAATAAAAGCTTGTAAAAACCAGGAGGTTGAGTATGCAGATTAAAACAAAATCCTTTGTCCATAGGGGCTCCTTGTTATTCATTTTGCCGCCTCCCAGTTATAACTTCTACTACACTCTTAAGTGTTTTCTACCTCATTGTAACATAAAAGACCAGGCTTTAACCTGGTCTTTAAAAGTAATTTAAAAGGGAAACTTGTTGAACCATACCCCAAAGTGTCTCGCTTGAGTCTACTCTTGATCAGCTAAGCTTTGCCGACAGGCTTTCATGAAATAACCCAATTTTCGAGCTCAAGGCCCCCAACTCGCTCGAATTCACGGACATTATTAGTGACGATAATAAGTTCTTTAGCCTTCGCATGCGCCGCAATCAGCATAACCATAACTCCAATCGGAGTTCCTTCCCGCTTTAACGTTGCGCAAATTTTCCCGTATTCTACAGCCGCTTCATCATCAAATGGCAAGATGTCCACAACGGATAAAAATTGATTGAGTGCAAGTGTATTTTTTTCCGGGTATGCACTTGCTTCTACGCCGTGCATGAGTTCTGCAAGGGTAATTGCAGAAATGGCAACACCGTCACCCATGTTCAAATGGAGCTTTATGAGCACATTCTCTGGTTTTTTCTTTATGAGATATATACAAATGTTTGTATCCAGCATGTATTTCATAATGTCTCCCTTGACGTTTGAACACCCTGATTACGTCCGTCTGCAAAGAAATCATCGGTAAAGCTGTTAAGACCGTTAAGAAAGGTTTCCCATGCATGATCTTTTGGAAACAGCATAACAGCATTACCCACTTTTTGAATATATACTTCGTTACCCGAAAAACGGTATTCTTTCGGTAGCCGTACAGCCTGACTCTGACCATTGACAAATAATTTTGCAGTTTCCATTTTTAACCACCTCATTTATAGTATATATTTAAGCATATACTATTATCAAGACCTTTATTAATATTAGTTTTCGCACAGCTCATTTATTATGATAGTTTACAACCGTACCTATGGCTCACATTATATACAAAAAGAAGGCCGCCTAAATGCGCGGTTTAATAGGGAAACTTACTGAACCATACCCCAAACCGATACGGAAAAGCAACGGAAAAGCACTGTCCCTGCAAGGGGATAGCGCCTCCTAATATGATTTACAATTATTTGTTTAAGATGCTCTTGTCATCATCTTGCCGACAATCCTGTATATCATCCACAAACACTTGATTGCCAATAATCTGATAAACGATCCGATACCTTTTGTTTGTTAATATATAACGGTATTTGCCGACTGGAAGATATGGACGGTTATACACAGGATAACGGAACGGATCGGTTTGGAGATTCCGAATATCTTTAAGCAATCCGTCCAAAAGTCTGTTTGCCGCATTAACACTGACACGTGCTAAAAATTCAAAATGGTCATACATTCTGCCGTTTGCATCGGATGCAATAATTACCTGATATACCTTTTCATTACGTTCCATGCTCCGCTCCACTGGCGATAGCTTCCCTCATGTTTTTTTCGAACTCATCAACCGTATATCCTTGAGTTCCAAGCAAACGGGAACGCTCTGCCGAAAGCAAACGCTCGGCTGTCGCCAAATCATCCTCGCGCCGGTTGAATGTTTCTATATCCATGATAACTGTATCGCCGACGCCATTTCTGGTTAAAAATACAGGTACTTTTGCTTTACGGCAAATATCAGCGATACTGTTGTAATTTTTTCGAAGCTCACTTGATGATTTAATTATTGTAATCAATTTTCTCACTCCCGATAGTCAAATTTATATCAATATTATACCCTTATAAGACTAAAATAACAAGAGTGAAACTGCTGATAAATGCTTGGGCTATTTCTTTAATGGTCTATGCTCCTCAGAAACTGCTTTGTAAAGTGAAAGGCAGGCCAAAAGCATAACTATGGCAAAGGGAAAGGCTGCTGCTATTGATGCAATCTGGAGGGTTTGAAGTCCGCCAGTTATTAACAACGCAATTGATAAAGCAGCTAATAATATTCCCCAGATAACCATTTTGATCAGGGATGGATTTAACGCACCGTCAGATGACAGCATTGAAAGAACAAATGTTGCTGAGTTGCCTGAAGTGATAAAGAATGTGGATATGAGCGCAACAGTGATTATGGAAATTATCTGTCCAAAGGGATAATGACTGTATACTACAAAAAAGGCTGTAGAAACATCTGCAATGGCGTTTTGGCCCACTGCAGCAATTCCTGAAATCTCTAGGTTTAGGCCAAGGGTTCCAAAAACCGCAAACCATACAAAGCTTCCCAGGGCTGGAACAAGTATGACACCTGCAACAAATTCACGTATGGTTCTTCCCTTTGAAATCCGCGCAATAAAGGTTCCCACAAAGGGACCCCATGCAATCCACCAGGCCCAATAGAAAAGGGTCCACCCACCTAACCAGCCTGCATCTCCAAAGGGGGCCAGGGTTAAACTGCGTTCTATAAAACCTCCAAGGTAAGCTCCCAGACCTGTAGTCAAAACTTCAATTATTTTTACAGTAGGGCCTAAGAGCAGTGTGGCAATTAATACAAAAAAGGCAGTGCCTAAATTCAAGTTAGATATATACTTGATGCCTTTTTCTATGCCTGTTATAGCTGAACCTAAAAATATAGCAGTAATTACTACAATAATGGCAATTTGAACTGTACTGTTAATAGGCACACCCCAGAGAAAATTTACACCACTATTTATTTGTAATGTGCCAAGACCTAATGAGGTTGCAATACCTGCTACAGTGGCAAAAATAGCTAGAATGTCAATGGTTTTGCCTATGGGACCCTTCACGCCCTTTTCACCAATTATCGGCACAAAGATGCTGCTGATTAAACCTGGAGCATTTCTTCTAAATTGGAAATAGGCCAGTGCCATACCAAGAATACTATAATTTGCCCAGGGATGAAAGCCCCAATGAAAAAAGCTGATGGTTATGGCCTGGATTGCGGCTTCAGGAGTTTGGGGTGTTCCAACAGGAGGCTGCATGTAGTGATATAATGGTTCTGCAACACCCCAAAATACCAACCCTATTCCCATTCCAGCACTAAAAAGCATGGCAAACCAGGAAATAGAGCTAAATTCCGGTTCATCGTTATCTGAACCCAGCTTTATTTTTCCATACCTACTTACTGCCATGAATACTGCAAAGGCTACAAATATGAACATGGCCCAGATATACAGCCAACCAAAGCTGCCTATTAGAAAGCTAAATACACCATTGGCAACTGCAGCAAAGCTTTCAGGGGCAAATAATCCCCACAACACTATGCCCAGAGTAACGCTAAGTGATATTACAAATACTGGATTCCATCTATCCTTTGCTTCCAAAACTCTACACATCCCTTCTGGCAATTTAACTTGGTAGTTTACAGGTAGCTACTTTCCTTCAAAATAGCTATTGCCGTTTCTTTATCTTCTTCTGCTGTCATGATTATTGGTCCAGTACAGCCCATACCACTTGATGCATAGATTCCCCTTTTCCATAATGCTTGGACTGCATCCTCAAGATCTAATATTTCAATGCCTGTTATCTCTGAAGTCACTACTTTTTCTGGAGGTGGCTTTATCTCACCAGCACCTGCTTTTTTAGCTGTTGCTGTAGGACATTCTAATTTGCCCATGAGTTCGTCCCAACCAGCCTTTTTAACTTCAGCAAACTCTGCCTTTACCCTATCCAAAATCCTTCCCTTTGCAAGCTGACCTGCATAAGCAATGGCACCAGCCACAACAGGTGCACCTGAGGCCCTGGATAAAATGCAGATTATTTTATCATATTTTTCACCTATTCCTGGCCCATACCCATAGCCTAAGGACTCATAGTTCCCGCCACTTGTAAAAGCAGAGAACATTTTTATCAATACATTACCAGTTAGGCTGTCAGTAACCATTATGTTTGGAGAACCTAAGAGCAAGTCATTGCCACGCATTACAACTCCACCGTCACTGCGTGCTGATTCTGTAAAAGTTATTGGATAACCATTTTCCTTAAGACTTTTCAAGGCCCTTTCTACTTGTCTGGCTCCATCAATATTTAGTATTCCAACTGTAGGATTCTCTAATCCACAGGCCTTGGCAGCAGCTATACCATAGATGGTATTTTTCAGCATTGCTGTCACACGCTCTGTAGCTGAAGTACCTGTAGTTGTAGCAAGATAAAGTTCTTTTCCCTTGCCAGGGGTAATAACTCTGCCTACTGTAGACACGCCAATAGGGAAGCTGTAATGTAAGGTAACTGCTGAATCTAGAGTTCCTTCAGTCAACATGGTATCCATTATAGTATGGGCCTGTTTTTCATCAGCTGCTTCAATTAGTCGAAGGTTGGTAGCTACTCCCAGGCCAATTACCACCACTTCTATGTCTGGATTAGCCTTTTGGGCTTGTTCAGCACCAGCCAAAAGCTCTTGCGGCCCTAATTCACTTCCCAATATTGTTAAACCAACCCTGGTTTTCTTACCAAAGTTACCTGTCTCAATGCCATTGGCAATATCATTAAAGATTTCACTAATTGTTTTCTTAATGTCTGTATTATCCACCCTTTCACCTCCTTGTTAAGCGTCCCTGTGTTTTATTTTAGGGAATCTGCCAGGTTACGCATGGCCTCGGCAATCATTTTTCTTACTTCTTCCTTATCTACTCCTATGCCGGTATCTACTTTTCCTGTATTATTCTCCATTACAAATGATACACCATCAAACAGGTGGGTTAATCTGCCCAGGAATAGGCTGCCCTTACCTATTATCATGGCCTTGTTTATTTTGCCCTGCATTATCATATCTCGAGCATGACCTATAACTGGAATACCTGATGGAATATGACCCTGGGTAGGTGCAAAGCCAGGCATTCCGAAGCGGGCAACCTGGTTCTCAATATCTGCCCGGTCAAATTCTCCCTGTTTTACCCCCAAGGCGGCAATCATCTTGTAGTTTGCCTTGGGTACGTCTCCTGCTCCGGCAGGCTCGGTTATTTCTGGGTTTTGCATTTCAACAGCAAACAGGTCTATTTCAGACAGCTTGATACCCTTCTTTTCAAGGGGTTCAGTTACTAGTGCCTGGGTAACAGCCTGAGGGGAACCGCCAGAACCAATTTTATGCTTGCCAATAACATCAGTGCGAATAACAGGACTAACTCCATCATTTTCACTAACATGGACTGCAAAGGCTCCTAATAGGTCCTCTAGCACAGGAAGTTTTTTAGCAACATGTTCTTTCCCGTTCATTCCGAGCTTGGCAGTTGCACCACCTGCCAATACCACCACATTTTTATAAACCCCGGCTTGTACAAGGCTGGCAGCCTCTATCAAAGCGTGCACTGGAGCAGCACAAAAGCCCCTGGTATCTGAACCTGTTGCATTTACACAATCACATACCTCTCCAATAGCCTTGGCAAAATTACCTCCACCCCTTTGATTCATGTCTCCACACGCTTCTTCAGATGCTTCAATGATATAGTCAACCTCTTCAGCCTTTAAAGATGTTTTCTGAAATAGAAGAGCTAATGCATAGACTGCAGAGGCTTTGCTTACCAGGTTTTCAAACATGACATGGGCACTTAAGGCCTGGTCGTAATCATGGGCTTTTTTTACGTAGCCCGCCAGCTTATGCTCGTAATATATGGGCTCTGCAGCATGCTCCTTCTGGACAATTTTCTCTATTTCTTCCATTTCCATCCCATCCTTATCAAGCTTTGCCAAGCCTTTTAAGCTTTTTAAAACTGGATGGGCTGTAATTTTTGCTTTTACACTTTCCTGGAAATTCTTCTCTAGAAAAACCAGTTCGAAGACATCCACTACCTTTATAAGCCCTATAAATTCATCCTCGGGCATGATTTCCCCATATTTTCCAACTCGATTTGCATCCTTAAAAGGGTTCTCATACCATGGCCTTGGAATATCTCCTAATTCATGGGGAGTTATATTTCCAATATAAGCCTGATTAGGTGGGTATTGGACTGCTTCTTCAAAGGACCTAAGCTGCTCAGGAAGCTTCTTAAGGTATTCAGAATCAGGATTTTTTCTCTTTTCTGATGTTTGGGTTGTTCCTTGATGTACGACCATATTGCATGCTTGAATTAATCCATAGCTAGCTCCTTTAATAACAGCAAAATTCACCTGTAGATTCACCTCCAGATTGTATTTTGGGTAATGGAACTGTCTTTTTTCTTCCATTACCCAATTTTGATTTAGATTTTAACTTGTGTACTGCTCTCTAATAGACTTCACTTCATTAACAACCTCGTCAACGTCTAACACCATTTCCATCATGCTGATATGCTCTTCATATACTTCAGGAGCGACATCATTTTTAATTTCATCTTCAAAAATATGATATGCCTTGAGTCCTAACTGGACTCCTGCTAATGGACCAGCAAAGGTAGGATCACCATTGGATACTGTTTCGGCAGCTAACCCAGAAGCTTCAGCCTCTGCACCACCCAATACAACTATAAGGTTCTGGTTACCGTACTTTTCAGTTAAGTCTTTAATTCTTTGCTGATTTTCTAGGTCCATTGCACCAGCTGCAGTTCACACAAAGCATTCTGTAGTTGAAAAAACTACTTCTGCACCAGCACTCTTGACGCACTCTTCAATGGCTGGACCTGGAATACCATCTCTGTCACCAAGAATAGCCACTTTTTTTCCTTTAAGCATTAACATTAAAATTCACCTCATTTCTTGGTTCTTTATAATATTGCTACCAGGCTGTCAATATCTGACTGGCTTAGTTTGCCGTCAATACGGTTGACAAGCTCTCCTTTATTAAAGAGCAGTACTGCAGGAACCTGCTCAACGTGATACCTGCTGGCCACTAGATGATTTCTATACAGGTCGATTTTGACAAGCTTGGTATTTGGGTATCTGTCCTTATGCTGCTCTATAGTAGACACTGCCACAATGCTTTCTTCATTTTGGGGCGCCCAGAAAACAACCATTACTGGTTCTTTGGCATCAAGAACCTGCATTTTAAAGTTTTCTTCTTCTGCAAGATATTTGTCTGCAGCAAAGGCGGCGACTGCTCCATCAGCTACTGCTGTAACCACCTGTCTTAAAAACTTTTGATTGGCATCCCCTGCTGCATAAACTCCGGGCACTGATGTTTCCATCTTTTCATTGACAATTATATAGCCGTTATCATTGAGTGCTACCTTACCCTTTAAAAATTCAGTATTAGGTACATAGCCCACAAAAAAGAATACACCATTTGTTTCCATTTCTGTTAATTCACCAGTTTTAAGGTTTTTAATTACCACCTGTTCAACTAGACCGTCGCCCCTGATTTCATTAAGAACAGAATTCCAAACAAAGTGTATTTTAGGATTGGCATAGGCCTTTTCCTGGCTTGCCTTGTTGGCATCAAGGATGCCTTCATCATGTATGACAATAATGGTTACCTTATCTGCAAATTTAGTCAGGTAGATGGCTTCTTCAATGGCAGCGTCTCCATTACCAACTACAACAACCTCTAGATCCTCATAAAAGTCAGCATCACAGGTTGCACAATATGATACACCCTTGCCTACAAAGGCCTTTTCTCCCTTGATTCCTAGAGTTCTTGGATTGGCACCTGGGGCTAATACTACTGCCTTGGCATGGTACTCCTGCCCCCTTTTGGTGCGAATTACCTTTACCTCACCCTCTAGTTCAAGATCTGTCACCTGCTCTTTTTCAAAAACTACTCCAAAGTCTTCAGCATGCTCCCTAATGGATTTCATAATCCCGGGACCTGTTGCTCCCCTACCAAAGCCAGGGTAATTCTCTAGTTCTTCTGTAGTAGCCGCCTGTCCGCCTGTACGACCCTTTTCAAGGACTACTGTCTTCAGCCTGGATCTTGCACCGTAGATGCCTGCTGCCATCCCTGCAGGGCCTCCACCGACCACGAGCAAGTCCCATACTTCCTTAATCATATTGCACCCTCCATTCCTATTTAATGCTTTTTTTAAATCTTAACAGGGAATACTGTTTGTTCAGTAATTTCTGTAGTTAAAGAGTCTAATGCCACTCCCACCCTATGGTAGCGTAGCTTCCATTGTTCTTCCTTTGGGGTATTTGGATTGCCCAGGGGATAGGGAATGGATATGGTTGGTACCATTCTATTAGAGCCAACTGTCTTAGCAATTGGAAGCAAATTAGCCATTGTTACAATTGTAATGCCTTTTCTTTCTATTTCCTTGTTTATCGTTGCACCGCAACGCGTACAGGTGCCTCAGGTGGCGGTAAGGATAACAGCGTCCACACCAGCTGTAACCAATTCCTCAGCAATTTCTTGACCCATACGCTGGGCTTCTCCCTGGGTGGTACCTGTACCTACAGTAGTATAGAAATAGTCATGGACCTTGCCAATCTTGCCTTCCCTTTCATACTGTCTTAATGCATCTAAAGGCACTACCACATTTGGATCAGCATTTGCAGCTGCCGGGTCATAACCAGCATGAATTGTTTTGTACTTTCCTGCTTCAAACCTATCCAGCTTTGAAATATCATATTTACCCCATTTGGTAGCAGAAGCAGATTGAATTCTATCTGGATTGTCAACTGGAACTATTCCACCGGAAGTAACAAGGGCAACAGTTGCCCTGCTTAGATCCTTAATAGCAGGAGCTATTGGCACAAGGTCTGATTTTGGAATTGGCAGCTCTGTTTCAAAAGGCTGTCCAGTAACTTTTTTAATAAGCATGTCTACAACCCTGTCAGCACTTCTTACTGGAGGGTTAGTCCATGTTTGATGGCGTTTTCCACGACCAAAGTAGCCTTCCTCTTTTGCTGGCTTAAGCTCGTCTCCTCTAATAATTTTATCTCCAAAGGAGGCCATTTTTCCCAGGTCTTCTTTCATTTTACGAGCACTATTTCCACCTTCAAAGATATAAACATCTGATCTAAACATGTTCACCGCTGGGTTTTCCACATTCATGGACGAAATCACTGGCACGCCAAATTTTTCGTGAACTACTTTGCATATCTTCCCACACGCTGTTCCATATCTACCTGCCAGAAATGCAGGGCCCGCAAAAAACATGTCAAACTCCTTATCCTTCAGAAATTCTAGGATAGTGGCAACCGCCTCTTCTTCTCTGGAACCCATGAAGTTGTCACCACATATAATTGTATGTGTAATCTCAATTTCTTTTAGGGCTTGATTTAAGCCCTGGGCAGGACCCACCAGACCATCATGAATAGTTGGCGCATAATCCGCCTTGTCCTCTCCACCAATCTGACCAAAAAACTGATTAATATAGTGAATTCCCTTTTTCACAATTCCACCTCCTAGTATTCAACACAAATCTTGTAGTAGAGTCCTGTGTTTCCATCTGAACAGAACATGGCGTTGTTTTCCATTATTACCGATCCATCTTCCTTGACACAACCTTCCCAACCACCAGCTAAACCGTCTCTTGCAAGGGCTTCCAGTTCACCGATGACTGTTG harbors:
- the trxB gene encoding thioredoxin-disulfide reductase; the encoded protein is MIKEVWDLLVVGGGPAGMAAGIYGARSRLKTVVLEKGRTGGQAATTEELENYPGFGRGATGPGIMKSIREHAEDFGVVFEKEQVTDLELEGEVKVIRTKRGQEYHAKAVVLAPGANPRTLGIKGEKAFVGKGVSYCATCDADFYEDLEVVVVGNGDAAIEEAIYLTKFADKVTIIVIHDEGILDANKASQEKAYANPKIHFVWNSVLNEIRGDGLVEQVVIKNLKTGELTEMETNGVFFFVGYVPNTEFLKGKVALNDNGYIIVNEKMETSVPGVYAAGDANQKFLRQVVTAVADGAVAAFAADKYLAEEENFKMQVLDAKEPVMVVFWAPQNEESIVAVSTIEQHKDRYPNTKLVKIDLYRNHLVASRYHVEQVPAVLLFNKGELVNRIDGKLSQSDIDSLVAIL
- the grdH gene encoding betaine reductase selenoprotein B — protein: MKKGIHYINQFFGQIGGEDKADYAPTIHDGLVGPAQGLNQALKEIEITHTIICGDNFMGSREEEAVATILEFLKDKEFDMFFAGPAFLAGRYGTACGKICKVVHEKFGVPVISSMNVENPAVNMFRSDVYIFEGGNSARKMKEDLGKMASFGDKIIRGDELKPAKEEGYFGRGKRHQTWTNPPVRSADRVVDMLIKKVTGQPFETELPIPKSDLVPIAPAIKDLSRATVALVTSGGIVPVDNPDRIQSASATKWGKYDISKLDRFEAGKYKTIHAGYDPAAANADPNVVVPLDALRQYEREGKIGKVHDYFYTTVGTGTTQGEAQRMGQEIAEELVTAGVDAVILTATUGTCTRCGATINKEIERKGITIVTMANLLPIAKTVGSNRMVPTISIPYPLGNPNTPKEEQWKLRYHRVGVALDSLTTEITEQTVFPVKI